Genomic segment of Salvia splendens isolate huo1 chromosome 12, SspV2, whole genome shotgun sequence:
GAGCCGCTGAGTCCAGCTCAATCCAAATGTGTGTAAAGAACTCCATAGCCATCTCCAAACCTCGAATAAGAGCCAAAAGCTCTGCttcaaagctcgatgatgcaACTATCGGAGAGCGGAAGGCCCATAGAAGGCCTCCATCTGAACCACGAACCAATCCTCCCTTCCCCGCCTCCAGTGTTGAAATGGAGAAGGCACCATTAGTGTTCAACTTCACCCAAGGGGCATCAGGAGGATGCCATAGGACCATGAGTGACCGCAGAACACGGTGTCTGGGGGAGAAAGACATGAAATCAACCGACGGCGAACATCCCCTCCAATGATTTGGGCTGATCTTGCCGGCCAGAACAAGCACGTGCAGGTGAtgagtgacctgccaaataacatgtgagtGACGAAAAGGACGGCCGCCATGTTTGCGTCGTTCCTCTCCGTCTAAAGAAACCAAGCAATTGCAGTcgttcctctccgtccagaaaactaatatgcatggcgggagccctctggaaagaggacctccgccagtgacctagtctaagtgcaatatcagtgctcgTGTGAATTGGTGTGTGCGAGGAAGAAAACCAGGCATCGAAATACTCCCATGCAGAAACCGCCGACGGACTTGAAAAAAAAGACATGACTAAGAGACTCAACAGAAGGAGATCGACAATACTGACACCTAGATGCTAACTCAATCCCCCTCCTCTGCAACTTCTCTTCCACTGGCAGCCTACCAAACAGTAACCTCCAAATGAACACCGAGATGGTAGGAGTCAACCCTTGATTCCAAATAAGGCCAAAAATCTCTCTCTTCGGCAATCTTGTCCGGATGCTCTCCCAGGCTGAGGTCACAGAGAACTCTCCATGGCTAGTCAGACTCTACCGCCTCACATCCTTCGCCCCCAGCTCGATTTGTGGGTTTGTGCTACATTGATCTATAGATTCCTACGATTTTATTGTTGCACATATCTAGACTTGCCTAAGGTTTATCGAACCGGGGGTTAAAATCGAAACCGAAACCGCCGATTAtggttccgaaccgaaaccgtgagaATTTAGTTGAAACGAAAGCGTCGATTTTTGAACCGTAGTTCGGTTCAGGTACAAAAAATTTCGAACCGAAATCGCGAAAAACTGTCGGAAAACTGTGAAACCAAACCGGAACCGTAAAAAATCGGCGGTTCGGAACTCTGAAAACCAGTAAAAAAATGctggaaaaccgccggttcggaaacggaaccgaaaccgaaaccggTAGTTTTGGAACCGAAACCGCGAAACACCCTTGCGGTTCGGTTTCGATTCGGCAATTTCCTTGCTGCCAAATAGCTTATCAATAAATTATGACAATATATAATTGTAATGTGGAATAACAAAACCAGaacacataattaaatattattaaaatattatagatGTGTGATATCAAAGTTGTGGAtgtgtgttgatattttaaaaaaggAGTAAACTATAAAAATGATTCCTAGAAAATGAGGTTCACATCTTTTTGGAATCGATATAAACGGTTTAATTATTTCGTGAAACTAATTAGTTTTGATGTTGTTTATGTCttatttgaatttgaaaatgagttAATGGGTTTAAAATAAGTAACAAataagttgattataaaattatttaagtaaaattcaaatttagttAGTAAGAAAAAGTAtggtaaaataatttaaataaaatcataaattagaTGTATTAATTGGCcatgtaaaaaattaatatacctTTAAACAGCCTCAGGaataaaatggtaaaaaatacttaaaatgTAATTATCAAACACCCAAACAAACCTCATTTTTTTGACTACTTTTTATTCGTTCTTTCAAAAAATTAGATACCATgaatattaaaatgataaaaaaagtcGATGGTTCCAAGTTCCAACACAAAACCAATTATGTACtgaatattttgtattttgtctAGAGCATTTGTTCTAGTGATAAGAAGCTTAAATATTATTGCATGAGTtagagtttatttgtaattatatATAGGAGTTtacagttgtaatttcctcctatcttatagtataggagtttatttgtaattataaatatgagtttgagtttatttgtaattatagATGGGagaatttcctcctatctatatctataatatatgagtttatttgtaattatagATATGAGTTTACCGTTGTAATTTtagtatatgagtttatttgtaattatagATAGGAGTTTATCCGTAATTTCctgttaatttaaaaaaaaactgaataCTTTGTATTTCTAAAAGTCAAAGGTCAGCCATTCAACAGTGCCAGCAGGTCTTCATTTCTTGGGAGATCGCAAaacccccctctctctctctcgattaCACGACTCAAATTcccttcttcatcttcaaatGGCGGTACCGATTGTACGGTTTCCTATCTTCCCGGTGGTCAGAATAATCGGAGTTACAGTGCTCTTGCTTGTCTTGGTGTGGACTGTACATTACAGAGGCGGCTTCGCCCTCATTTCCGAGAATAAAGATCTCATCTTTAATGTCCGTCCcaattctttttatttaatggcTTTTCTACATCTTTCTTCTTCCGTGGAGGATCAATCGGGGATCAATTTTGccatatttatttgaatttagtgtcttattctttttaatttcagGTTCATCCTGCGTTAATGGTGATTAGCCTTGTGCTTCTCAATGGCGAAGGTATGAACTTCATTGTAGGATGAAATTGAGCTCTAATTTTTCGATACTAACTCAACTTGCGAGctattgtttttttatatactctTTTCAACGatatttgatcatgttttgAATCGATATCTGCCTAAGTCTTGAATTGTGTTTTGAAGCTTGGTAATGGACATGGTAAAGTAACTAGCCTTGCTGGCTAATGAAATGAATAGTAAAATTGAGAAAGGTCGATTTGTAAGTTGGCCTAGTGGTAAATCGGCTAATGCATGAGGCCAAAGGTCTTGGGTTCAAGTGCACCGTGACACAACCTTTGTATTACTGTTTGTTTGCTGAtccaaaaaaaaacattgaGAATGGCCGCATTGCAGCTGTAGTCGAATTATTTCTAGAGAAGAGTCCATAGTTGacttggcacgagttttaagaaatataaagaaaattggTAGAAATGTTAGTATATATGGGCCCCACtagttttatactccatccgtcccacatgAATATGCCCTCTTTCATTTTTAACTCGTCCCACAACATTATGCATTTTCTaaatttggaaactcttttctctctaataagttggacctattctccactaacaatactttaattactttttctttctacttctctcttactttactaattgtgcattaaaactcatgtccaaccaaaagtgcatattcttgttagatggagggagtaataaaacgTGAGGGAATTTTAGGTCTACTTCCATTTTTTGGATGggtaaatgaatttaaatttaaaggtcgTGCCAAGAAACTTGTTTAAAACTCCCTATAGGTGGTAGGGGCCGGGTTATTGATGTGAGGTGGATGCATAAAAGAGGAGGTTCTAGTTATAATCCGGAAATGATTCGTGTATATATTTCACATAAACATGAAATCAAAGTAGGCGATAAAGTAGCCGGAAGACATGGAAATAAAGGTatcatttcaaaaattttgcCTGGACAAGATATGCCTTATAGATTTTGTAGTTAACTAATCGATGATTCGAACCTAAGGCCTCTACCGATTGGCCAACTCACTCACacaaaaagtaaaagtaaaaagggactcttattgtggaacaaaccaaaatggCGAAAAGGGACTCTTTGtgtgacggaggaagtataatttTGGGTGAACTGCTTTAATTATTATCTGAGACTTATCATTAGGATTTATCATATTACGTGTTTTGTACCTCAACTCAGACTTAGGAATTGTTTCCCTTGGAAACATAAATATTTGATCATGTCTTCTTCTACTTGTTATACAGCAAGTTTGTGTTTGTTaaaattatgtctttgtataTAATTCCTGAGTAGTGTTTGTGGAAGGCACCCTATAGATAGAGAGGCTAACAAAAAAGTGAATTGTATTAAGAGTCAAGACAGATCTTTAAAGCATATATTGTTTTTGGCAATCATATAGATTCTTCGGATGAATATACCTTTGGATTAGCTGATTCTTTTGTAGCGGCTTATTTGAAATGGCCCCTTAAATGATAACGAAACAATGTACTCTAGTCGGTTGGTGTGTGGGGTTATATTCAGTGAAATGAATGAACttcattttttctcttcctAGTGTAAGTGTTACAATGCCTCCTGCTCCTGGCATTTCTGTTTGAATATTCCTCTGGACATTCTAATTGTTTCATTTCTTGTCTTAATCGTCTTTTACATGGAAATATGCATTCATCTGTCTGCGTATATGCGAGTTTGCTGCCCACTTGGCCCAATTTTAACCATAAGCCTTTAAAGTATATGTTAATTGCTTATCATAGATTCTTGCAGCCATGCTATCATACAAGACTGTGACCGGAACAAAAAACTTCAAAAAGCTAGTTCATCTTGTGCTGCAATTCCTGGCTTTCTTTTTAAGCATCGTAGGACTATGGGCTGCGTGGAAGTTTCATGTTGATAAAGGCATCGATAACTTCTACAGTCTCCACTCGTGGCTGGGACTAGCCTGCCTTGTCCTCTTCGGGATTCAGGTAAGATGTTCATCTTCTTTCTGTTGGCATAATAAGTCTTTATCATCCTTCCAATTTCCTCTGTAGTGGGCTGCTGGATTTGCGACATTTTGGTATCCCGGTGGATCAAGGCATAGCCGCGCAAGCCTGATGCCCTGGCATGTATTTCTTGGGCTATACATCTACGCTCTTGCTGTAGCTACTTGTGCCACTGGTCTTCTGGAGAAGGCGACGTTTCTACAAACGCAGAAGATAATATCACGATACTCGGCCGAGGCATTGCTGGTGAATTCtttggggatcttgattgttgTTTTGGCTGGTTTTGTGATTCTTGGGGTGGTCTCTCCCGTGCAGGGGAGAGGTGATAATCCCAAAGGAATGGCAGAGTAATGGCTACGAGAGCGATAGATATTTTATAGCACATCAAAACCACATTTACTGAGGATCGAATAGTTGAAGCATTGTTGTTTCTTCTGTGATATGTGAGATTTTAACAGTCCCATTATTGGtgaatattcaaatttataacACAACCATTCGAAAGATTGAGGGGTGCTTAAACGGTTCTCGGTCTACCGGAACTGCCAGTTAATTGAGGAACTGGAACCTGCTTATTCGACCGGTTTCGATCATGGAATTTATGGAAAATTGAAACCGGTTAACCGATCAACCGGTTCGGTTAGAATCGGAACCGCCAAATAAGCAGGCCTAGTGGTTCCACTTCTAGCCGAAATCTAAAATTTCCAATAACATGTTACACAAACCTTCATTTGTCTTTTTCTTATCTAGGAGAAGGACATGAACCATGGTAGCCATCGGTGGGGGAACCATCATGACGCATGGGACTTCGTCTCGTCTTCCTCTATCTGGCAATGATCTGGCATAATTCGAGGTCCAAGTTGTCGATGGACTGGCTCGGGGGCTAAGGCAGCGATCACCagaatccatatcttcatatcTATGAAAATGATTCGATACAGAGGGGCTACTCACACCCAAGTTCaacatttataaattatttttataatataatacgagtgtaatgagttagtagaaaatgaactctatttttaaaaaatggacaGTATTTcgcggacggagagagtatttaacTATTGAAGACTTTCGGCGCCCAATAAAATAGTTAGCAATACCCAGAAATGAGAATCGAGTTCTTATCTTGAGTAAGATTTCAGAAACAGGAGGATAGTACAACACGGagttggatcccctgctgtgctccaACCACAACAGAGGCTGTTGTGCACACccaaacaaatattttattaataattttttttaaaaaaaataaaatttaatatttaaaataacggTGGTGGGTGAGGAACAGCATCCCCTGCTGTGGTTGGAGCACAACAGGGGATCCAACCCCGGAAGTACAGCACTGAAAAGAATTATAAGTTAAAATCTAAAGCAATGTTCCATTCAAGTGCTCCACGATAAGTCGTTTACTGACTACAGCAATAAATACAAATTATTAAATCCAATTGAGTCAAATTATATGATAATTGTAATAGAGATTGATCCCACGAGATTAATTTTAAGCTCATATAAACCATATACGATAATACAAGTAATATAAACCTGTTCACTAAAGAAGCTACAAGGAAAAACTACAGCACATTGATCCAAGGTACATGCACTGGTATAtgttactctctccgtcccctaaattttgtcacattttaccattttcgttTGTCCACAAAATTTGCCacttttcactttttatcattttttatagtggttctcacattccactaactcatttcaactcatattttactataaaattaatatataaaagtatgactcactttccactaactttttcaactcattttttattacattttttaaaattcgtgcccggtcaaagtttGATAATATGTAAGGAATTGAGGAagtattttataattaagtcaCCATTGATCCTAGGTACATGCGTTGGTCTATGTTATTTTACTTCTAggattataaaaaattatttacgaGTAGTGCACTGACTTTTATTATGCGTAGCCGAGAGATATTCAAGAGACATACTTGTGTGAATGGTGTATTCAAGATATGTTATTTACGTAAGAGTCTTCTCTTATAGAGAGTGATATATGTTTAAGGAAAGTATATCAAACTATTCTAGTTGTGTATCATTCTATACCAGGTAGTAGGTACAAATCAATACAAATATTTGAGCATATCTTCACATTTCTTCACCTCTTGATTGATTCATTTGCCTTATTCTGACAaaccccctcaagttgagtaatGACATCACGCATGCTCAACTTGCACAAAACCTCATTGAACAATCTTGCATTCACAGCTTTTGTTAGGATATCAACCAATTGATCCTCTGAACAAACAAATGGCCACTCGATGGACCCTCCTTCGATCTTTCTGTCATGTTGGACATGATTTTCTAATATGCTAATGgccgccttattatcacagTACAATGAGCTCTTCTTAGTAGGCGGAAAATCAATTTTTGTTAGCAACCTGCAACCATAGAATCTCGGTTATCTCACTTTTAATTCTACGAAACTCTGCCTCTGCGCTAGATAAGGCTACGACCTTTTTCTTCTTACTCACCATATTACCAAGTTTCCCCCGACGAAGGTAAAATATCCAGCATCGGTGAATCCATATGTTTCCAGATTACTCTCTACCTCCTGTCATTCGGATTGCTTGCCAATCAACATCGATAAATCCATGGGGTGCTTTCAGGTATCGAACGACTTGTAGCGCAACATCCATATGTTCCTCCTGATGTtgatgcatgaactgacttattACTCCTACCACTTAAGCAATGCCGGGTCTAGTGTGGGAAATATAAATCAACTGTCATTCTTCCATTCTCCTCCTTTTTGAGCCCGTGGTTCTATAggagttggcagcggaagcgtgcgttctaacggatcacataatacggatctatttagcagattatttagacaaaatctattcgcgtaattatcacatgtatcatgctcataacttgaattacatacatgctttagcacaaaaatctctaaaacatgcttgctacggagttagccaatttacctcgttgattctccaaagaatcgtcgattgctcgcgccttctccacgatgatcttcaatactagaccacagatcttctgactggtgtcccgaactgtattccgacatcagggtgggctgatcttatcgaaacactaggactcgaataaagaagacagaactttctcacggaggaggagctgaaaatctcacggaggagaaattccTTAAGAAAAATCGTCCCCCTCTCTCAATTTagagtggacgaaaatttcactcaaaaaattgttatttctgtctcttttattctcctatttataatagttcatattgggcccagtcaagGATCTATGGatggttttggatatgggctcccacaattagctttttactaattaaattgaacccacaatttaatacaagcttatattggaatatcacgagcagccactacagacgtaatattgaac
This window contains:
- the LOC121757093 gene encoding transmembrane ascorbate ferrireductase 2-like gives rise to the protein MAVPIVRFPIFPVVRIIGVTVLLLVLVWTVHYRGGFALISENKDLIFNVHPALMVISLVLLNGEAMLSYKTVTGTKNFKKLVHLVLQFLAFFLSIVGLWAAWKFHVDKGIDNFYSLHSWLGLACLVLFGIQWAAGFATFWYPGGSRHSRASLMPWHVFLGLYIYALAVATCATGLLEKATFLQTQKIISRYSAEALLVNSLGILIVVLAGFVILGVVSPVQGRGDNPKGMAE
- the LOC121757670 gene encoding uncharacterized protein LOC121757670, which gives rise to MTNAFLHSELKEEEVYIQAPTEDDKDEIEKLRANLFKKFEMNDLGNLKYFLGKEVMRTEKKIFLRQKNYILDLLDNWNVNLRKHIYDGEPVREVESNLETYGFTDAGYFTFVGGNLVIWLLTKIDFPPTKKSSLYCDNKAAISILENHVQHDRKIEGGSIEWPFVCSEDQLVDILTKAVNARLFNEVLCKLSMRDVITQLEGVCQNKANESIKR
- the LOC121757669 gene encoding uncharacterized protein LOC121757669, with product MVLWHPPDAPWVKLNTNGAFSISTLEAGKGGLVRGSDGGLLWAFRSPIVASSSFEAELLALIRGLEMAMEFFTHIWIELDSAALVILLSSRQLGSVDLRHHMALIRSMIAQRHVRFSHIYREGNRAADFLAGRGVQTPALTYYDPISAPRYLKALVRMDQL